In Cyprinus carpio isolate SPL01 chromosome B16, ASM1834038v1, whole genome shotgun sequence, the following are encoded in one genomic region:
- the si:dkey-7j14.5 gene encoding LOW QUALITY PROTEIN: uncharacterized protein si:dkey-7j14.5 (The sequence of the model RefSeq protein was modified relative to this genomic sequence to represent the inferred CDS: deleted 2 bases in 1 codon) gives MSLYASQIKTFKRAEPKTLGAIEIIIGMFTVILSSIVYKLHYHIQREIIILIVNGAQLVITGIVLVHAGRKPSKWLVLTTIVLQLLTAAFDVVGFGLLARHIPFRGESYFYRDTEWWCLDSVWACCGEGEKGEHKEFLANGILVTLIGFLVLACVIGLVVSFFGVYVLSVSAIKEMTPIPHSTANQHYGVGVQTQNKIHAGN, from the exons ATGTCGCTGTACGCGTCTCAGATTAAAACGTTTAAGCGCGCAGAGCCCAAGACACTTGGC GCTATTGAGATCATAATTGGCatgtttactgtcattttgagCTCAATTGTGTATAAGCTGCACTACCATATCCAGCGTGAAATCATCATCCTCATCGTCAATGGTGCTCag CTTGTCATAACTGGTATTGTCCTGGTGCATGCTGGGAGGAAGCCATCTAAATGGCTG GTTCTGACAACCATTGTTCTGCAATTACTAACAGCAGCATTTGATGTTGTTGGATTTGGGCTCTTAGCCAGACACATCCCATTCAGAGGAGAGTCATACTTCTACAGGGACACAGAG TGGTGG TGTTTGGACTCTGTTTGGGCTTGCTGTGGAGAAGGAGAGAAAGGGGAACATAAAGAG TTCTTAGCGAATGGGATCTTGGTGACACTGATTGGTTTCCTGGTGCTTGCATGTGTCATTGGTTTGGTTGTGTCTTTTTTTGGGGTCTACGTGCTTTCTGTTAGTGCCATAAAG GAGATGACGCCCATCCCTCACTCTACAGCAAACCAACATTATGGTGTTGGCGTTCAGACCCAGAACAAGATCCATGCCGGAAACTGA
- the nudt17 gene encoding nucleoside diphosphate-linked moiety X motif 17 — translation MEKVRKILVHLSRENAAPQCARFVQSITGHFVGNVEDQATVSCSLENNRFILCDRMCDGGVPLKRASFCPIKYLSHSEADSLPPDTLNRGVDVGVAVLLQSANQRLLLTRRASSLRIFPNVWVPPGGHVELDEKLLDAGLRELKEETGLKLSPDEISSQLLGLWESVYPHLLSRGLHKRHHIVTYIILRSSQSHFQLQACLRPDPAEVSACVWVDAGLVNVVVSAVDGEKDSVQIPTDLPQTISVTEVSPHCELIETSLPVSVLCNRAPDHGEDIERVSTGTKFALELWLKTLEPHAETG, via the exons ATGGAGAAAGTCCGAAAGATTCTAGTTCATCTGTCGAGGGAAAACGCCGCTCCGCAGTGCGCACGATTCGTGCAg AGCATAACTGGACACTTTGTCGGGAATGTTGAGGATCAGGCAACTGTGAGCTGTTCTTTGGAgaataacagatttattttatgtGACAGGATGTGTGATGGAGGAGTTCCTCTGAAG AGGGCGTCATTTTGCCCCATCAAATACCTGTCTCACTCAGAGGCAGACTCCCTGCCCCCAGATACCCTCAACCGTGGGGTAGACGTGGGCGTGGCTGTGCTGCTgcagtcagccaatcagagactGTTGCTAACGCGTCGTGCCTCCAGCCTCCGGATCTTCCCCAATGTTTGGGTCCCGCCCG GTGGCCATGTGGAGCTGGATGAAAAG CTGTTGGATGCAGGACTCAGGGAGCTGAAGGAAGAGACCGGTCTGAAACTGAGCCCTGATGAGATCTCCTCTCAGCTGCTCGGCCTGTGGGAG TCAGTGTATCCGCACTTGTTGTCCAGAGGACTCCATAAGAGACATCACATTGTGACGTACATAATACTGAGGAGCTCTCAATCACACTTCCAGCTTCAG GCTTGTTTGCGCCCTGATCCTGCTGAAgtcagtgcgtgtgtgtgggtcGATGCAGGTCTGGTGAATGTTGTAGTATCTGCAGTAGATGGTGAGAAGGATTCTGTTCAAATACCAACTGACCTGCCACAGACCATCAG TGTGACAGAGGTGTCTCCACACTGTGAGCTAATCGAGACCTCGCTGCCTGTTTCTGTGCTCTGTAACCGGGCCCCGGATCATGGCGAGGACATTGAACGAGTCAGCACTGGAACCAAATTTGCCTTAGAactgtggttgaaaacactggaGCCTCATGCTGAGACGGGCTGA